A single genomic interval of Helianthus annuus cultivar XRQ/B chromosome 13, HanXRQr2.0-SUNRISE, whole genome shotgun sequence harbors:
- the LOC118485765 gene encoding luc7-like protein 3, with protein sequence MAGSDEVNSRPVENHENAKIHVTGAELQALVDNAVAKAMERQYSDYSGTRSRTLSTTPSKPKTHSEAHSKPPPTPPKSKKEEPKKDDDRHSSNENSIPSKRILDRDPLRTADAEKRKREDDGSRHSDKKCKGNNDHKKGSGSKKGDQQTGDKPKCKVCKKHHFGRCRHESKSQSQPKACGIFKSLDHKALDCKKIKDATCYNCNEKGYLRTNCPKLAKKADEGKKTNARYG encoded by the exons atggcggggtcggacGAGGTGAACAGTCGTCCGGTGGAGAACCACGAGAATGCTAAAATACATGTTACTGGCGCGGAATTGCAAGCATTAGTTGACAATGCTGTTGCAAAGGCTATGGAACGTCAGTACAGTGATTATAGTGGGACCAGAAGTAGGACCCTATCTACAACACCTTCCAAGCCTAaaactcattctgaggctcacagcaagccaccaccTACCCCACCTAAGTCTAAGAAAGAggaaccaaagaaagatgatgacagaCATTCCTCCAACGAAAATAGCATTCCATCCAAAAGGATT TTAGATAGAGATCCGCTGAGAACTGCGGATGCCGAGAAAAGgaaacgcgaagatgatggttcaCGACACTCAGACAAGAAGTGCAAAGGAAacaacgaccacaagaaagggtcgggatccaagaaaGGTGATCAACAGACGGGTGATAAACCCAAATGtaaggtttgcaagaagcaccattttgggaggtgcaggcaTGAGTCAAAGTCCCAGTCCCAGCCGAAAGCGTGTGGGATTTTCAAGTCATTAGACCACAAGGCATtggattgtaagaaaatcaaggatgctaCGTGCTATAACTGTAATGAAAAGGGGTATCTTaggaccaactgcccaaagcttgCAAAGAAGGCTGACGaggggaagaagaccaatgctagg tatgggtaa